A DNA window from Centroberyx gerrardi isolate f3 chromosome 5, fCenGer3.hap1.cur.20231027, whole genome shotgun sequence contains the following coding sequences:
- the tmem51b gene encoding transmembrane protein 51b, with protein MCSSRGLCGGGDRPPSRSSSSGGTSSGAHYALCALAVGLIALGIVMIVWTVIPLDGEASENTTAAGNSSIAVPGSNEEDDSADGIKSSSSVALVLVGVGTAMLLLAICLGVRNKRRAQDRSRQPVAAGAPFMDHVAGEQETTGEDLPTYTVPSYEEVVGSGDYPVRQSNLRQSTSQLPSYEDIIAAVENEGAEPSNSPAEEAPPSDPTTTTAATPAPAAAPSAAEPQAEPQADPGPAANPNPPARSSSRASRILRPLRVRRIKSDKLHLKDFRLHIRSPTQNPVTIEPITPPPQYDDKMPELG; from the exons ATGTGTTCCAGTCGGGGTCTCTGTGGGGGCGGTGATCGCCCTCCCAGCAGGTCCTCCAGCTCAGGGGGCACCAGCTCAGGCGCCCATTATGCCCTGTGCGCCCTGGCAGTCGGACTCATCGCCCTGGGTATTGTCATGATAGTGTGGACTGTGATACCGCTGGACGGAGAAGCTTCAGAGAACACAACTGCAGCAGGAAACTCCAGCATCGCGGTGCCAGGGAGCAATGAGGAAGACGACAGCGCAGACGGCATAAAGTCCTCATCATCTGTGGCCTTGGTGCTGGTCGGGGTCGGGACAGCCATGCTGCTCTTGGCCATTTGCCTAGGGGTGAGAAATAAGCGCAGAGCACAAGACAGAAGCAGACAGCCAGTGGCAGCGGGAGCCCCCTTCATGGATCATGTGGCTGGGGAGCAGGAAACGAC AGGTGAGGATCTACCGACATACACCGTACCCAGCTACGAGGAGGTCGTCGGCAGTGGCGATTACCCCGTCCGCCAGAGCAACCTGCGCCAAAGCACCTCCCAGCTGCCGTCCTACGAGGACATCATTGCTGCCGTGGAAAATGAGGGAGCAGAGCCCAGTAACAGCCCGGCGGAGGAAGCCCCGCCTAGtgaccccaccaccaccaccgctgcCACTCCCGCTCCCGCTGCCGCGCCGTCTGCTGCCGAGCCCCAGGCCGAGCCCCAGGCCGACCCTGGACCTGCAGCCAACCCCAACCCGCCCgcccgcagcagcagccgggcCAGCCGTATACTGCGGCCGCTCCGGGTGCGGAGGATCAAGTCAGACAAACTGCACCTGAAGGACTTCCGCCTCCACATCCGCAGCCCCACACAGAATCCAGTGACCATTGAACCAATTACTCCACCACCGCAGTATGACGATAAGATGCCTGAATTAGGATAG